From Rhodamnia argentea isolate NSW1041297 chromosome 10, ASM2092103v1, whole genome shotgun sequence, a single genomic window includes:
- the LOC115735154 gene encoding pectin acetylesterase 5-like isoform X1, with amino-acid sequence MMANTARLRPLAWWWKKWTKRDWAIAAVAVTAFLFLLSSLSDDPRRDRGPGARLPAADLVDLTLLRDADAKGALCLDGSAPGYHFSKGFGSGFDSWLIHIEGGGWCDSLSSCLSRAKTKLGSSAYMEQQVSFSGILSSEPSQNPEFFNWNKVKIRYCDGASFSGHPQSEPKDKKGRIFFRGQLIWKALMDELLSAGLSTARQAFLTGCSAGGLATLIHCDDFRKLLPKDATVKCLADAGFFLNEKDVSGKDTMRSFYHNVVQLQGVQESLNKDCVASKEPSDCFFPKEIIKTIRTPVFLVNPAYDFWQIQNVLVPEGSDPSESWKKCRLNIRACTSSQLKMLQGFRDSLLRALSEFQKSKEGGMFINSCFIHCQTWIGETWHYPNSPRINNKTIAESVGDWYFNRRAVKQIDCPYPCNPSCYNMDFS; translated from the exons ATGATGGCGAACACCGCCAGGCTCCGCCCTCTGGCATGGTGGTGGAAGAAGTGGACCAAGAGGGACTGGGCAATCGCAGCCGTTGCCGTCACcgccttcctcttcctcctctcttctctgTCCGACGACCCTCGCCGCGATCGAGGCCCCGGAGCTCGGTTGCCGGCGGCCGATTTGGTCGACTTGACCTTGCTTCGCGATGCCGATGCCAAAGGCGCAC TGTGTTTGGATGGGAGTGCACCTGGATACCATTTCTCCAAGGGTTTCGGATCTGGCTTCGACAGTTGGCTTATCCACATTGAG GGTGGGGGTTGGTGCGATAGCCTATCATCATGCTTATCACGGGCAAAAACTAAACTAGGTTCTTCAGCGTATATGGAGCAGCAAGTTTCCTTTTCTGGAATTTTAAGCAGTGAACCCTCACAAAATCCAG aattttttaacTGGAACAAAGTCAAGATAAGGTACTGTGATGGTGCGTCCTTTTCTGGTCATCCACAAAGTGAACCGAAG GACAAGAAAGGAAGAATCTTCTTTAGAGGTCAGCTCATTTGGAAAGCACTCATGGATGAATTGTTGTCAGCAGGCTTGTCAACGGCTCGCCAG GCTTTCCTTACAGGATGCTCTGCTGGAGGATTAGCAACTCTTATTCATTGCGATGACTTCCGAAAACTTCTTCCAAAGGATGCAACTGTCAAGTGCCTTGCTGATGCAGGTTTTTTCCTCAATGA GAAAGATGTCAGTGGGAAGGACACTATGAGGTCTTTCTATCACAATGTTGTCCAACTTCAG GGTGTACAAGAAAGTTTAAACAAGGATTGTGTTGCTAGCAAGGAACCATCTGAT TGTTTCTTCCCTAAAGAGATAATTAAAACCATAAGGACCCCGGTTTTTCTTGTCAATCCTGCCTACGACTTTTGGCAG ATTCAAAATGTCCTGGTACCAGAAGGCTCAGATCCAAGTGAAAGCTGGAAAAAATGCAGACTAAATATTCGAGCTTGCACTTCTAGCCAACTTAAAATGCTACAAG GTTTCCGTGATTCATTGCTGAGGGCACTTAGCGAGTTCCAGAAAAGCAAGGAAGGGGGGATGTTCATCAATTCTTGCTTTATTCATTGCCAGACATGGATCGGCGAGACTTGGCACTATCCCAATTCCCCAAGAATTAACAACAAG ACAATTGCAGAGTCAGTGGGAGACTGGTACTTCAACCGAAGAGCAGTGAAGCAAATCGACTGTCCTTATCCCTGCAATCCCTCTTGCTACAACatggatttttcttga
- the LOC115735154 gene encoding pectin acetylesterase 5-like isoform X2, with translation MMANTARLRPLAWWWKKWTKRDWAIAAVAVTAFLFLLSSLSDDPRRDRGPGARLPAADLVDLTLLRDADAKGALCLDGSAPGYHFSKGFGSGFDSWLIHIEGGGWCDSLSSCLSRAKTKLGSSAYMEQQVSFSGILSSEPSQNPEFFNWNKVKIRYCDGASFSGHPQSEPKDKKGRIFFRGQLIWKALMDELLSAGLSTARQAFLTGCSAGGLATLIHCDDFRKLLPKDATVKCLADAGFFLNEKDVSGKDTMRSFYHNVVQLQGVQESLNKDCVASKEPSDCFFPKEIIKTIRTPVFLVNPAYDFWQIQNVLVPEGSDPSESWKKCRLNIRACTSSQLKMLQEKFQCNVWAHMQ, from the exons ATGATGGCGAACACCGCCAGGCTCCGCCCTCTGGCATGGTGGTGGAAGAAGTGGACCAAGAGGGACTGGGCAATCGCAGCCGTTGCCGTCACcgccttcctcttcctcctctcttctctgTCCGACGACCCTCGCCGCGATCGAGGCCCCGGAGCTCGGTTGCCGGCGGCCGATTTGGTCGACTTGACCTTGCTTCGCGATGCCGATGCCAAAGGCGCAC TGTGTTTGGATGGGAGTGCACCTGGATACCATTTCTCCAAGGGTTTCGGATCTGGCTTCGACAGTTGGCTTATCCACATTGAG GGTGGGGGTTGGTGCGATAGCCTATCATCATGCTTATCACGGGCAAAAACTAAACTAGGTTCTTCAGCGTATATGGAGCAGCAAGTTTCCTTTTCTGGAATTTTAAGCAGTGAACCCTCACAAAATCCAG aattttttaacTGGAACAAAGTCAAGATAAGGTACTGTGATGGTGCGTCCTTTTCTGGTCATCCACAAAGTGAACCGAAG GACAAGAAAGGAAGAATCTTCTTTAGAGGTCAGCTCATTTGGAAAGCACTCATGGATGAATTGTTGTCAGCAGGCTTGTCAACGGCTCGCCAG GCTTTCCTTACAGGATGCTCTGCTGGAGGATTAGCAACTCTTATTCATTGCGATGACTTCCGAAAACTTCTTCCAAAGGATGCAACTGTCAAGTGCCTTGCTGATGCAGGTTTTTTCCTCAATGA GAAAGATGTCAGTGGGAAGGACACTATGAGGTCTTTCTATCACAATGTTGTCCAACTTCAG GGTGTACAAGAAAGTTTAAACAAGGATTGTGTTGCTAGCAAGGAACCATCTGAT TGTTTCTTCCCTAAAGAGATAATTAAAACCATAAGGACCCCGGTTTTTCTTGTCAATCCTGCCTACGACTTTTGGCAG ATTCAAAATGTCCTGGTACCAGAAGGCTCAGATCCAAGTGAAAGCTGGAAAAAATGCAGACTAAATATTCGAGCTTGCACTTCTAGCCAACTTAAAATGCTACAAG aaaaatttcaatgcaatGTCTGGGCACACATGCAATAG